In Coleofasciculus sp. FACHB-1120, one genomic interval encodes:
- a CDS encoding GAF domain-containing protein, translated as MAELSQHTENRYSAEQGTNIISVVDEKMTFSKNTQVLKPELQPEFKPELDREGLLHRITNRIRQSLELQEILIATVAEVSSLLEADRVMVYRFHGDESGEVIAESIYKNRLPSLKGLNFPADDIPPQARELYQKVRLRSIVNVASGLIGLSILDSPETGESLEIRKIHYRPIDPCHVAYLKAMGVQSSLVVPILHGDRLWGLLVGHYAQPQVISERELEIVQMVADQVSIAIAQSTLLTQTREKAQREVTLNHIATLLHSLPTIELQSALEETVSALQGSGGRLYITPETTGLSAVVYTCGDQLMLLEPGVVAVPASSVLIEQHPLWQEWLKGGANLNPAVIANARGSSGIIAIADLYKQTYLQPIETVFQSTLIRGVLIVPLQHRQQLVGYLTIFRDEIDTETVWAGHFDPDARQVHPRKSFELWRQLKRGQSRQWTPEEIELADALGDRFSMAIEQYGLYQKVQRLNTNLDCQVQERTVKLQQSLEWASVLKQVTDQIRSTLELKTILQTIVREVRNLLNTDRVIIYQFTQRWQGKVVVEEVTGNTKSILGQVYDENCFPIEYAILYQGGRVRAISDVHQASLQACHVEFLEQIQVKANLVVPIRRGEKLWGLLVAHECHEPRVWKAEEVDLLQQLADQAAIAIQQAELYQQQAELLAQTQQQAEQLSSALQELQKTQTQLIQTEKMSSLGQLVAGVAHEINNPVNFIYGNISHVDEYTQDMLKLMELYQQHYPNPHAEIVDRAEAIDIEFLTSDLPQMLSSMKVGADRIRQIVLSLRNFSRLDEADRKPVNIHTGIDSTLLILQHRLKAKPDHAEIDVVKEYGDLPPIECYAGQLNQVFMNVIGNAIDALEQRDETRSLEEIKNLPSQITIRTFLMQDNPSGVPRVVIQINDNGPGMSTGVQCQVFDPFFTTKPVGKGTGLGLSISYQIVVEKHGGSFKCMSQPGQGTEFSIEIPLNSQLAQSC; from the coding sequence ATGGCTGAACTTAGTCAGCACACCGAAAATAGATACAGTGCGGAACAAGGCACAAATATTATAAGCGTAGTGGATGAAAAAATGACCTTCAGTAAAAATACGCAAGTTTTAAAGCCAGAATTACAGCCAGAATTCAAGCCAGAATTAGATCGGGAAGGATTGCTGCACCGAATCACTAACCGGATTCGTCAATCCTTAGAATTACAAGAAATTTTAATCGCAACGGTGGCAGAAGTCAGTTCATTACTAGAAGCCGACCGAGTCATGGTATATCGGTTTCATGGTGATGAAAGTGGAGAAGTGATTGCCGAATCTATTTATAAAAATCGCCTTCCATCTTTAAAAGGTTTGAACTTTCCAGCGGATGACATTCCTCCCCAAGCACGGGAACTCTATCAGAAAGTGCGTCTGCGTTCAATTGTGAATGTTGCTTCCGGACTCATTGGTTTATCGATACTAGATTCCCCAGAAACCGGAGAATCCCTAGAAATCAGAAAGATCCACTATCGCCCTATCGATCCTTGCCATGTGGCGTATCTCAAAGCAATGGGCGTGCAGTCTTCTCTGGTGGTGCCGATTCTGCATGGCGATCGCTTGTGGGGGCTTTTAGTCGGTCACTACGCGCAACCGCAAGTAATTTCAGAACGGGAACTGGAAATTGTCCAGATGGTAGCGGATCAAGTGTCGATTGCGATCGCTCAATCTACTTTACTCACCCAAACCCGCGAAAAAGCTCAACGGGAAGTCACGCTTAACCATATCGCTACCCTGCTGCATTCACTCCCTACCATTGAGCTGCAATCAGCCCTTGAGGAAACCGTTAGCGCGCTGCAAGGTTCCGGTGGCAGACTGTACATCACCCCAGAAACCACTGGTTTGTCAGCGGTGGTGTACACCTGTGGCGATCAATTGATGCTCCTAGAACCGGGCGTGGTGGCAGTACCTGCCTCATCCGTTCTGATTGAGCAGCATCCTCTCTGGCAAGAATGGTTAAAAGGCGGGGCAAATTTAAACCCTGCGGTTATCGCAAATGCTAGGGGTAGCAGTGGCATCATTGCGATCGCTGACTTGTATAAACAAACGTATTTACAACCGATTGAAACCGTATTTCAATCTACTCTGATTCGAGGCGTGCTGATTGTACCCCTCCAACACCGTCAACAGTTGGTCGGATACTTGACAATTTTCCGAGATGAGATTGACACGGAAACCGTATGGGCTGGACATTTTGACCCGGATGCGCGACAAGTCCACCCCCGAAAATCTTTTGAACTTTGGCGACAGCTAAAAAGAGGTCAATCGCGCCAGTGGACTCCGGAAGAGATTGAACTTGCTGATGCTTTGGGCGATCGCTTCTCAATGGCGATTGAGCAGTATGGACTGTACCAAAAGGTGCAGCGTCTTAATACCAACCTCGATTGTCAAGTCCAAGAACGTACAGTCAAGTTACAACAATCCTTGGAGTGGGCAAGCGTTCTGAAGCAAGTTACCGACCAAATCCGCAGCACGTTGGAACTAAAAACCATCTTGCAAACCATCGTGCGCGAAGTCCGGAACCTGTTAAATACAGACCGAGTGATAATTTACCAGTTCACCCAACGCTGGCAAGGCAAAGTGGTTGTCGAAGAGGTCACGGGCAATACCAAATCAATTCTGGGGCAAGTCTATGATGAGAACTGCTTTCCCATAGAATACGCAATCTTATACCAGGGGGGACGGGTTCGGGCAATTAGCGACGTGCATCAAGCTTCTTTGCAAGCTTGTCATGTCGAATTCTTAGAACAGATTCAGGTAAAAGCCAATTTAGTCGTCCCGATTCGCAGAGGGGAGAAACTGTGGGGGCTATTGGTTGCTCATGAGTGTCATGAACCCAGAGTTTGGAAGGCGGAGGAAGTCGATCTGCTGCAACAACTCGCCGATCAAGCTGCGATCGCGATTCAGCAAGCCGAACTCTACCAACAGCAAGCGGAATTACTTGCTCAAACCCAGCAGCAAGCCGAACAACTCTCCAGCGCCCTCCAAGAGTTACAGAAAACCCAAACCCAGCTAATTCAAACCGAAAAAATGTCGAGTTTGGGTCAACTGGTTGCCGGTGTTGCTCACGAAATTAATAATCCGGTTAATTTTATCTACGGCAATATCAGCCACGTTGATGAATATACCCAAGATATGCTCAAACTCATGGAACTCTACCAACAGCATTACCCGAATCCCCATGCTGAAATTGTGGATCGAGCAGAGGCGATTGACATAGAGTTTCTGACTTCGGATCTTCCGCAGATGCTCTCATCAATGAAAGTTGGAGCCGATCGCATCCGCCAGATCGTTCTGTCTTTACGCAATTTCTCCCGACTGGACGAGGCTGATCGAAAGCCTGTCAATATCCACACTGGTATCGACAGCACTCTGTTAATCTTGCAACATCGACTGAAAGCAAAGCCAGACCATGCCGAGATCGACGTAGTGAAAGAGTATGGGGACTTGCCGCCGATTGAGTGCTACGCCGGTCAGCTCAATCAAGTTTTTATGAACGTGATCGGCAACGCCATTGACGCTTTAGAGCAACGCGATGAAACGCGATCACTAGAAGAAATTAAAAACTTACCCAGTCAGATTACCATTCGTACTTTTCTGATGCAGGACAACCCATCTGGTGTCCCCCGCGTTGTTATTCAGATTAATGACAATGGCCCTGGCATGAGTACAGGCGTGCAGTGCCAAGTTTTCGATCCTTTTTTCACTACCAAGCCGGTTGGGAAAGGAACAGGTCTGGGACTTTCCATTAGCTACCAGATTGTAGTAGAAAAACACGGCGGTTCTTTTAAATGTATGTCTCAACCCGGTCAGGGTACTGAGTTCTCGATTGAAATTCCTCTGAATAGCCAGTTGGCACAAAGCTGCTAG
- a CDS encoding ATP-binding protein encodes MKQFQLSTLRSKLIFSFLGVAILPLLVLAFLNQRTMQKELTRNSNQTLLTAASQTALSIDAFINSNLDAVRVEAQLPVFAKYLSLPANQRQSFASEVEGALRSLSRKDTLNISSYALLDRQGRDVIDTYTPDIGKDKSDQDYFQQPLKTGLPYVSPIQFSPTTREVSVFFSSPIRNASGNIIGILHIRYNAAVIQRLVSQNTDLVRGSASFAILLDENHIRLAHGNAPELNFKSVTPLPAAKVKALQAEGRLPKGKIADFSTNLPAFKQGLENAATSPFFTTALSSTNNEPNAAAVTKLKTQRWFVVFVQPEAVFLAPIKAQARDTLYLAVIIAGVVIVAAITIGERLAKPLINLAGTVTQFTGGNLNARTSIKSGDEIGVLALSFNGMAEQVGKLLQGLEERTRELEVSQHVTVAVSELSKAIIDPEKLLREAIALMQNRFGLHYVQIYLLEQTTNQLIRRADSGYQGMLGHDESACLSLDDRSLVALAARNQQTIWVDNQDNAGLAADLKLIQIGSSAAVPLIARGALLGVIDIQDKESDRFSQTDLETFNTLAGQIATALENARLFEEIQKAEAQYRDKAQELQQTLSELRQTQTQLIQTEKMSSLGQLVAGVAHEINNPVNFIYGNVTPANEYLEDLLKLLKLYQQHYPNPKPEIQDYIEEVELDFLLLDFQKILSSMKFGAERIRQIVLSLRNFSRLDEAEMKAVDIHEGLENTLVILQNQLKDKPGHPEIQVIKEYGNLPLVECYAGQLNQVFMNLLTNAIDSLDEFNRKRSIEEIKHNPTTIWIRTKVAGNNQVEIRIVDNGLGIPSEVQPKLFDPFFTTKNVGKGTGLGLAISYQIVTEKHGGQLECISTPGQGAEFAIKIPIRV; translated from the coding sequence GTGAAACAGTTCCAACTTTCTACCCTACGCAGTAAGCTGATCTTTTCTTTCTTGGGTGTGGCGATCCTCCCCTTGCTAGTACTGGCATTCTTGAATCAGCGAACCATGCAAAAGGAGCTGACACGAAATTCCAATCAAACTCTCTTAACAGCCGCCTCCCAAACTGCCCTGAGTATAGATGCTTTTATCAACTCCAATCTGGACGCTGTCCGGGTTGAAGCTCAATTGCCAGTCTTTGCGAAGTACTTAAGTTTACCTGCTAACCAGAGACAAAGTTTCGCTTCAGAAGTCGAGGGCGCTTTGCGATCGCTCAGCCGTAAAGATACTTTAAATATCTCCTCATACGCGCTGCTCGATCGCCAGGGGCGAGATGTCATTGATACGTATACACCAGATATTGGTAAAGATAAATCTGACCAGGATTACTTTCAGCAACCGCTCAAAACTGGCTTACCTTACGTCTCGCCCATCCAGTTTTCCCCAACTACTCGTGAGGTGAGTGTGTTTTTCAGTAGTCCGATACGAAATGCGTCGGGGAATATTATCGGTATCTTGCATATCCGTTATAACGCTGCCGTGATTCAGCGATTGGTTAGCCAAAATACCGACCTAGTGAGAGGAAGCGCATCTTTTGCAATTTTGTTGGACGAAAACCATATCCGTTTAGCTCACGGCAATGCACCTGAATTAAATTTTAAATCGGTCACACCACTCCCAGCAGCTAAAGTGAAGGCTCTGCAAGCAGAAGGAAGGTTGCCGAAGGGTAAAATAGCAGACTTCTCGACAAATTTACCTGCTTTTAAGCAAGGTCTAGAGAACGCTGCAACATCCCCTTTCTTTACAACCGCCTTATCCTCTACAAACAACGAGCCGAATGCAGCAGCCGTTACCAAGTTAAAGACGCAGCGGTGGTTTGTGGTTTTCGTCCAGCCTGAAGCGGTATTTCTCGCGCCTATCAAAGCCCAAGCCCGTGACACGTTATATCTGGCTGTGATCATTGCAGGTGTAGTCATTGTCGCGGCGATTACGATCGGAGAACGACTGGCTAAGCCGCTGATTAATCTAGCTGGTACGGTGACTCAATTCACTGGGGGCAACCTCAATGCTCGGACTTCTATCAAATCAGGGGATGAGATTGGGGTACTGGCTTTGAGTTTCAATGGGATGGCAGAACAAGTGGGTAAATTGCTTCAAGGCTTAGAAGAGCGTACCCGCGAACTGGAAGTCAGTCAACACGTTACGGTTGCCGTCAGCGAGTTGTCGAAAGCGATTATAGACCCGGAAAAGCTGTTGCGCGAAGCGATCGCCCTAATGCAAAATCGCTTCGGCTTGCACTACGTGCAAATTTATCTGTTGGAGCAAACCACGAATCAACTCATCCGGCGGGCTGACTCTGGCTACCAGGGTATGCTTGGGCATGATGAAAGCGCCTGTCTGTCTCTTGATGATCGCAGCTTGGTCGCCCTTGCTGCCCGAAATCAGCAAACGATCTGGGTGGATAATCAGGACAATGCAGGGCTAGCAGCAGACTTGAAACTCATCCAAATCGGTTCTTCCGCAGCGGTGCCCTTGATCGCCCGTGGGGCTTTACTAGGAGTCATAGATATTCAAGACAAGGAAAGCGATCGCTTCAGTCAAACGGATCTAGAGACGTTCAACACCCTCGCCGGACAAATCGCCACGGCTTTAGAAAATGCCCGCTTGTTTGAAGAAATTCAAAAGGCTGAAGCCCAATACCGAGACAAAGCTCAAGAGTTGCAACAAACTCTATCTGAGTTGAGACAAACTCAAACTCAATTAATTCAAACTGAAAAAATGTCTAGTTTGGGTCAACTGGTGGCTGGAGTTGCTCATGAAATTAACAATCCAGTCAACTTTATTTATGGCAACGTCACTCCTGCCAATGAATACCTGGAAGATTTGTTAAAACTCCTAAAGTTGTACCAGCAACACTACCCCAATCCTAAACCAGAAATTCAAGACTATATCGAAGAAGTTGAACTCGACTTCCTACTCCTTGATTTTCAGAAAATTCTATCTTCCATGAAGTTTGGAGCCGAACGGATTCGTCAAATTGTTCTATCTCTAAGAAACTTCTCTCGTTTGGATGAGGCGGAAATGAAAGCCGTTGACATTCATGAGGGTCTTGAGAATACACTAGTAATTTTACAAAATCAACTAAAAGATAAGCCAGGACATCCGGAGATTCAGGTGATTAAAGAGTATGGCAATTTACCTTTAGTAGAATGTTATGCCGGACAACTGAATCAAGTGTTTATGAATTTACTGACAAATGCAATTGATTCTCTCGATGAGTTTAATCGTAAACGCTCAATTGAAGAAATTAAACATAACCCCACTACCATCTGGATTCGCACCAAAGTTGCCGGGAACAATCAAGTAGAAATCCGCATTGTTGACAATGGATTGGGGATTCCATCTGAGGTTCAACCAAAACTATTCGATCCCTTCTTTACGACGAAAAACGTTGGCAAAGGGACTGGGCTGGGTCTAGCGATTAGCTACCAAATTGTCACCGAAAAACATGGGGGACAATTGGAGTGCATTTCAACACCTGGTCAAGGGGCTGAGTTTGCTATCAAAATTCCAATTAGAGTTTAA
- a CDS encoding ABC transporter substrate-binding protein, whose amino-acid sequence MKSRFFRFLYLFLLSIVLITACNSTTTVSSRSELPTLRVIYNLWPGNFPIAIAQEKGFFTAQGVKVEPVYIENYVESISAFSSDRADGIATSLGSIINIIGKNPDVQITQVTDQSAGADVLVVQRDIKSVKDLKGKRIGTKLGDFGELFISTLLHKNNLTTNDVTLVNVEPESVPAGLQSGDIQAGNTWEPYTSQAVKAGAKVLLSTKQTPGLLPNVIAFRTSVVRDRPLQIQAFIRAWFQAQDYWKANPEESNALIAKKLNLKTEEVSTDGVQLYTLQDNLKAFTPSNTEDSLYYTAKLYADFYTRTGGLNAALDIEKLINPSFVQQLQKVN is encoded by the coding sequence ATGAAATCTCGGTTTTTTCGCTTTCTATATCTTTTCTTATTAAGCATTGTACTCATCACCGCCTGTAATAGTACGACAACTGTTAGTTCCCGAAGCGAGCTTCCGACCCTGAGAGTTATCTACAATCTGTGGCCTGGAAATTTTCCGATAGCGATCGCTCAGGAAAAAGGTTTCTTCACGGCTCAAGGGGTGAAAGTTGAACCCGTCTATATAGAAAACTACGTAGAATCAATCTCTGCCTTTAGTTCTGACAGAGCCGATGGGATCGCTACCTCATTGGGTAGCATCATCAACATTATTGGGAAAAACCCAGACGTGCAAATTACCCAAGTGACGGATCAATCAGCGGGTGCGGACGTTTTAGTGGTGCAACGCGATATTAAAAGCGTGAAGGACTTAAAAGGTAAGCGAATCGGCACAAAACTAGGTGATTTTGGAGAATTATTTATCAGCACCTTGCTGCACAAAAATAACCTCACCACTAATGACGTGACCCTCGTCAATGTAGAACCAGAATCAGTTCCAGCAGGTTTACAAAGTGGTGATATTCAAGCTGGAAATACTTGGGAACCATATACATCGCAAGCGGTTAAAGCCGGGGCAAAGGTGCTACTTAGCACTAAGCAAACACCTGGATTGCTTCCGAATGTCATCGCATTTCGCACTTCGGTAGTACGCGATCGCCCTCTTCAAATACAAGCATTTATTCGAGCTTGGTTCCAAGCCCAAGATTACTGGAAGGCAAATCCAGAGGAAAGTAATGCACTGATTGCTAAAAAACTAAATCTCAAAACTGAAGAAGTTTCCACCGATGGAGTCCAGTTATATACCTTGCAAGACAATTTAAAAGCCTTTACTCCTAGCAACACAGAGGATTCTTTGTACTATACAGCCAAATTGTACGCCGACTTCTATACTCGCACCGGAGGGCTAAACGCGGCGCTGGATATTGAAAAACTAATCAATCCGTCCTTTGTGCAGCAGTTACAAAAGGTAAATTGA
- a CDS encoding ABC transporter substrate-binding protein, with protein sequence MKSRLFRLVSLFLLNIVLIAACNRTTPVTSQKQTQPLTVGYNLWPGLFPIAIAQEKEFFTAQGVKVKPVYIQNFLESVSEFSAGQYDGVAITVGGLMSIIGKNPDVQIAMATDESAGSDSIVVRPDIKSVPELKGKRLGVRLGEGELFVSEMLQKHGLTTDNVTLVNVEGEGIPARFKSGDIQAGHTWEPYLSEVTKSGGRVLFTSKDTPGLISSVIVFRSSVVRDRPKDIQAFIRAWFQAQDYWQANPEESKALIAKTLSIKPEEVSTEGVKLYTLKDNLKAFTPGSTTKSLYHTAKLYADFYIRTGGLSTTPDIQKLINPSFVQQLQSGN encoded by the coding sequence ATGAAATCTCGACTTTTCCGCTTGGTGTCTCTTTTTTTGCTCAACATTGTGCTAATCGCAGCCTGCAATCGCACGACACCAGTAACTTCCCAAAAACAGACTCAGCCTCTGACCGTCGGCTACAATCTTTGGCCTGGACTGTTTCCGATAGCGATCGCTCAAGAAAAAGAATTCTTCACGGCTCAAGGGGTGAAAGTCAAACCCGTTTATATCCAAAACTTTCTCGAATCCGTGTCTGAATTCAGTGCTGGACAATATGATGGAGTCGCCATCACAGTTGGTGGCTTGATGAGCATTATTGGGAAAAACCCAGATGTGCAGATTGCGATGGCAACTGATGAATCCGCTGGTTCGGATTCAATTGTAGTTCGCCCAGATATTAAAAGTGTCCCTGAGTTGAAGGGCAAGCGGCTCGGAGTCAGGTTAGGCGAAGGAGAATTATTTGTGAGCGAAATGCTCCAGAAACATGGTTTGACTACCGATAATGTAACCCTAGTCAACGTAGAAGGAGAAGGGATTCCAGCACGTTTTAAGAGCGGGGATATTCAAGCCGGACATACGTGGGAACCGTACCTATCTGAAGTTACCAAATCTGGAGGGCGAGTATTATTCACCAGTAAGGATACACCCGGCTTAATTTCGAGTGTAATCGTGTTTCGCTCCTCAGTAGTACGCGATCGCCCTAAAGACATTCAAGCTTTTATTCGCGCCTGGTTTCAAGCTCAAGACTATTGGCAGGCAAATCCCGAAGAAAGTAAAGCACTGATTGCGAAAACGCTCTCCATCAAACCCGAAGAAGTTTCTACTGAGGGTGTCAAGTTGTACACCTTAAAAGACAACTTAAAAGCGTTTACTCCCGGTTCTACAACCAAGTCGTTGTACCATACCGCCAAATTGTACGCTGACTTCTATATTCGTACTGGAGGGTTAAGCACTACACCAGATATTCAAAAACTGATTAATCCCTCTTTTGTGCAGCAGTTGCAATCGGGAAACTGA
- a CDS encoding glycogen debranching protein, with amino-acid sequence MTIWVNEQIDPSGMIHACIACCDEAQAQDCHESYQQNLTDFQKQAGWIARLRTVDSWDEVPVNSLKLD; translated from the coding sequence ATGACCATTTGGGTGAACGAACAGATCGATCCGTCTGGGATGATCCATGCCTGTATTGCCTGTTGTGATGAAGCGCAGGCGCAAGATTGTCACGAATCCTACCAGCAAAATTTAACCGATTTCCAAAAACAGGCAGGTTGGATCGCCAGATTGCGAACGGTTGATTCTTGGGATGAGGTGCCAGTGAATTCCCTGAAGCTGGATTAA
- a CDS encoding NAD-binding protein, which translates to MSRGSVRDDRTALEQKYERLRKELIGGAIALAGVALLGTLWYKVVEGWSWSDAAYMTVITLATVGYGETNPLGNRGRLFTITLILTGVVSIGYIVNRFTEALIQGYFQEGGRLRQRRRLVDSLNEHYILCGFGRTGRQIAKEFKAEGIPFVTIDSQVETVEEALKLGYIAVQGDATLDDTLHRVAIERAICLVAALPSDAENLYTVISAKTLNPTIRAIARASTEEAVQKMQRAGADAVVSPYITGGRRMAAAALRPQVMDFVDGILTGTDRAFYMEEFLIDPQTCPVVGQSLREARLRSQSGALVLAIRRADGTLIGGPTGETDLLAGDLLICMGTAEQLRILSQILIPINSRKLRPPKHT; encoded by the coding sequence GTGAGTAGAGGCAGTGTACGCGACGATCGGACAGCACTTGAGCAAAAATATGAACGCCTTCGCAAAGAGTTAATTGGCGGTGCGATCGCTTTGGCTGGTGTCGCCCTGCTCGGCACTTTATGGTACAAGGTGGTGGAGGGTTGGTCGTGGTCAGATGCCGCCTATATGACTGTGATCACGCTAGCAACGGTTGGGTATGGAGAAACCAATCCTTTAGGTAATCGCGGTCGCTTGTTTACAATTACCCTGATTTTAACGGGTGTGGTGAGCATCGGTTACATCGTCAATCGGTTTACAGAAGCCCTGATTCAAGGCTACTTTCAAGAGGGAGGACGACTGAGGCAGCGGCGGCGTTTGGTAGATTCTTTAAACGAACACTATATCCTTTGTGGATTTGGACGCACCGGGCGTCAGATTGCCAAAGAGTTTAAGGCGGAAGGCATTCCCTTTGTGACGATAGACTCTCAGGTGGAGACGGTAGAGGAGGCGCTAAAGTTAGGTTATATTGCGGTGCAAGGCGATGCAACGCTGGATGACACGCTTCACCGGGTAGCGATTGAACGGGCGATTTGTTTGGTAGCGGCGCTACCTTCGGATGCGGAAAATCTCTATACGGTGATTTCGGCGAAAACACTTAATCCCACCATTCGAGCGATCGCGCGGGCAAGTACAGAAGAAGCGGTGCAAAAAATGCAACGCGCCGGTGCTGATGCTGTGGTTTCTCCCTATATTACCGGCGGCAGGCGCATGGCAGCAGCAGCGCTTAGACCCCAGGTGATGGACTTTGTGGATGGTATCCTCACGGGAACCGATCGAGCTTTTTATATGGAAGAGTTCCTGATCGATCCCCAAACTTGTCCGGTTGTCGGGCAAAGCTTAAGAGAAGCCCGGTTGCGATCGCAATCCGGCGCTTTAGTTCTCGCCATTCGTCGCGCTGATGGCACCCTCATCGGGGGTCCCACAGGAGAAACTGATTTACTGGCGGGCGATTTACTCATTTGCATGGGTACGGCAGAACAGCTGCGAATCCTCAGCCAAATCCTGATTCCCATTAATTCTCGGAAGCTGCGTCCGCCCAAGCATACCTAA
- a CDS encoding TrkA family potassium uptake protein translates to MFVLIGGAGLVGLDLAQRLVELGHTVAVIDIDPSACRFVREQVGAMAFEGSAVSTEVLLEAGIHKADAVAAVLRHDALNLAMVTLAKHYGVSHIVSRVRHRDFAEPLRIVGASHIISTVDLGVSTMVNAIEYPQVESMMHFEQGQIEVLKLSIPEKCYVVGLTVAEIAQEPQFPKGSLIIGYQAHPHMDLEIPNGSTVLEPGATILMVTKPGSLHQAIDFINGCA, encoded by the coding sequence ATGTTTGTACTCATTGGTGGAGCCGGACTTGTTGGGTTAGATTTGGCGCAACGGCTGGTAGAACTGGGGCATACCGTCGCCGTAATTGATATCGATCCGAGTGCCTGCCGTTTTGTCCGCGAACAAGTCGGCGCAATGGCTTTTGAAGGCAGTGCTGTCAGTACCGAAGTGCTGCTAGAAGCCGGGATTCACAAAGCTGATGCCGTCGCAGCCGTTCTCCGTCATGATGCCTTAAATCTCGCAATGGTCACGCTTGCTAAACACTACGGCGTTTCCCATATTGTGAGTCGAGTGCGCCACCGCGATTTTGCCGAACCTTTACGCATTGTCGGGGCTTCTCATATCATCAGTACCGTTGATTTGGGAGTTTCCACAATGGTGAATGCGATTGAGTATCCGCAAGTAGAATCAATGATGCATTTTGAGCAGGGTCAAATTGAAGTCTTAAAACTTTCGATTCCTGAAAAGTGCTATGTTGTCGGTCTTACCGTTGCTGAAATCGCTCAGGAACCCCAATTTCCTAAAGGTTCTTTAATTATTGGTTATCAAGCCCATCCCCACATGGATTTAGAGATTCCCAACGGGAGTACAGTATTAGAGCCAGGAGCAACGATATTAATGGTGACAAAGCCAGGGTCATTACATCAAGCCATCGATTTCATCAACGGTTGTGCCTAA